In Panthera leo isolate Ple1 chromosome E3, P.leo_Ple1_pat1.1, whole genome shotgun sequence, a genomic segment contains:
- the GPC2 gene encoding glypican-2 isoform X2 — protein sequence MFALPSLLLLLLSLCPGPGPGPGSEAKVTRSCTETRQVLGARGYSLSLLPPAVISGEHLRICPQEYTCCSSEIEQRLTWETEATFRGLVEESGSFLVHTLAARHRKFDEVFREMLSSSEHSLALLFHRSYGHLYSQHAPVFTGLFSRLRDYYERSGEGLEDALVDFWAQLLEKMFPLLHPHYIFSPDYLFCLTRLASSPDDSLKPFGEAPRRLRLQITRALVAARAFIQGLETGRDVVSETLKMPLSEGCRQAVMRLTGCPLCRGVPSLPPCRGFCLNVAHGCLSSQGLDPDWGAYLDGLLFLAEKLQGPFSFELAAQSIGVKISEGLVYLQENSAVVSAQVFRECGNPQRAPSRARRAPAPREEVSRLWTPAAAAGAAGTEEERPTTAAGTSLNRLVWELRDRLGRVRGFWAGLALTVCANPRMAADISQEAAPCWTGAGRGRYLLPVVASSLEQLENPELDRESLRSDVQTRRRRLQLRLATTRMRAAALGRDMELEDWDEEEEDASGSGEGQHYADDWMAGAAAVAPPARLPRPPRRDTSGGKGGGVLVRHNQGRSRTGGTSVGFHTQPILILFLSALALLGPR from the exons ATGTTCGCTCTGCCATCTCTTCTGCTTTTGCTGCTGTCTCTGTGCCCCGGTCCTGGTCCTGGACCCGGGAGTGAGGCAAAGGTCACCCGGAGTTGCACTGAGACCCGGCAGGTGCTGGGGGCTCGGGGATATAGCTTAAGCCTACTCCCTCCCGCAGTGATCTCAG GTGAGCACCTTCGGATCTGTCCCCAGGAGTACACCTGCTGTTCCAGTGAGATAGAGCAGAGGCTGACTTGGGAGACTGAGGCCACCTTCAGAGGCCTGGTGGAGGAGAGCGGCTCATTCCTGGTTCACACACTGGCTGCCCGGCACAGAAAATTTGATG AGGTTTTTCGGGAGATGCTCTCGTCATCTGAGCACTCTCTGGCCCTGCTCTTCCACCGCTCCTACGGCCACCTGTATTCCCAGCACGCTCCTGTATTCACTGGCTTGTTCTCTCGGCTGCGGGACTACTATGAGAGGTCCGGTGAGGGGTTAGAGGACGCTTTGGTGGATTTCTGGGCACAGCTCCTGGAGAAAATGTTCCCCCTGCTGCATCCACACTACATCTTCTCCCCTGACTACCTGTTTTGCCTCACTCGCCTCGCCTCCTCTCCTGATGACTCTCTGAAGCCTTTTGGGGAGGCACCCCGCCGCCTCCGCCTGCAG ATAACCCGGGCCCTGGTGGCTGCCCGGGCCTTTATCCAGGGCCTGGAAACCGGAAGAGATGTGGTCAGCGAAACACTTAAG ATGCCGTTGTCCGAAGGCTGTAGGCAGGCTGTGATGCGTCTGACCGGCTGTCCTCTTTGTCGGGGTGTCCCCTCGCTGCCACCCTGCCGGGGCTTCTGCCTCAACGTGGCCCATGGCTGTCTCAGCAGCCAGGGACTGGATCCTGACTGGGGGGCCTATCTGG ATGGTCTCCTGTTCCTGGCCGAGAAGCTCCAGGGCCCTTTTTCTTTTGAACTGGCAGCCCAGTCCATTGGGGTGAAGATCTCAGAGGGTTTGGTGTATCTGCAGGAAAACAGTGCAGTGGTGTCAGCCCAG GTGTTTCGGGAATGCGGGAATCCCCAAAGGGCACCGTCCCGCGCCCGCCGAGCCCCAGCCCCCCGGGAGGAGGTGAGCCGCCTCTGgaccccggcggcggcggcgggggcggcggggacgGAGGAGGAGAGGCCCACGACGGCCGCAGGCACCAGCCTGAACCGCCTG GTGTGGGAGCTCCGCGATCGGCTGGGCCGGGTGAGGGGcttctgggctgggctggccctGACGGTGTGCGCGAACCCCCGCATGGCGGCTGACATCTCGCAGGAGGCGGCGCCCTGCTGGACAGGAGCTGGGCGGGGCCG GTATTTGTTGCCTGTGGTCGCAAGTTCCCTGGAGCAGCTCGAAAACCCAGAGCTGGACCGTGAATCCTTGAGATCTGACGTCCAGACACGCAGGCGGCGGCTGCAGCTCCGGTTAGCCACGACCAGGATGAGGGCGGCCGCCCTGGGACGTGACATGGAACTGGAGGACTGGG atgaggaggaggaggacgccAGCGGTTCTGGAGAGGGACAGCACTATGCAGATGACTGGATGGCTGGGGCAGCAGCTGTGGCCCCCCCAGCCCGGCTGCCTCGCCCTCCTCGAAGGGACACTTCTGGGGGCAAAGGAGGAGGTGTCCTTGTCCGCCACAACCAGGGCAGGAGCAGGACTGGGGGGACATCTGTTGGTTTTCACACCCAACCCatcctcattctcttcctctcagcCCTGGCCCTGCTTGGACCAAGATAA
- the GPC2 gene encoding glypican-2 isoform X1, translating into MPLGPAIVLGVQFSEDTLCRTRVAAAMFALPSLLLLLLSLCPGPGPGPGSEAKVTRSCTETRQVLGARGYSLSLLPPAVISGEHLRICPQEYTCCSSEIEQRLTWETEATFRGLVEESGSFLVHTLAARHRKFDEVFREMLSSSEHSLALLFHRSYGHLYSQHAPVFTGLFSRLRDYYERSGEGLEDALVDFWAQLLEKMFPLLHPHYIFSPDYLFCLTRLASSPDDSLKPFGEAPRRLRLQITRALVAARAFIQGLETGRDVVSETLKMPLSEGCRQAVMRLTGCPLCRGVPSLPPCRGFCLNVAHGCLSSQGLDPDWGAYLDGLLFLAEKLQGPFSFELAAQSIGVKISEGLVYLQENSAVVSAQVFRECGNPQRAPSRARRAPAPREEVSRLWTPAAAAGAAGTEEERPTTAAGTSLNRLVWELRDRLGRVRGFWAGLALTVCANPRMAADISQEAAPCWTGAGRGRYLLPVVASSLEQLENPELDRESLRSDVQTRRRRLQLRLATTRMRAAALGRDMELEDWDEEEEDASGSGEGQHYADDWMAGAAAVAPPARLPRPPRRDTSGGKGGGVLVRHNQGRSRTGGTSVGFHTQPILILFLSALALLGPR; encoded by the exons ATGCCGCTTGGTCCTGCTATCGTGCTCGGTGTTCAGTTTTCTGAG gACACACTTTGCAGAACCAGGGTTGCAGCAGCTATGTTCGCTCTGCCATCTCTTCTGCTTTTGCTGCTGTCTCTGTGCCCCGGTCCTGGTCCTGGACCCGGGAGTGAGGCAAAGGTCACCCGGAGTTGCACTGAGACCCGGCAGGTGCTGGGGGCTCGGGGATATAGCTTAAGCCTACTCCCTCCCGCAGTGATCTCAG GTGAGCACCTTCGGATCTGTCCCCAGGAGTACACCTGCTGTTCCAGTGAGATAGAGCAGAGGCTGACTTGGGAGACTGAGGCCACCTTCAGAGGCCTGGTGGAGGAGAGCGGCTCATTCCTGGTTCACACACTGGCTGCCCGGCACAGAAAATTTGATG AGGTTTTTCGGGAGATGCTCTCGTCATCTGAGCACTCTCTGGCCCTGCTCTTCCACCGCTCCTACGGCCACCTGTATTCCCAGCACGCTCCTGTATTCACTGGCTTGTTCTCTCGGCTGCGGGACTACTATGAGAGGTCCGGTGAGGGGTTAGAGGACGCTTTGGTGGATTTCTGGGCACAGCTCCTGGAGAAAATGTTCCCCCTGCTGCATCCACACTACATCTTCTCCCCTGACTACCTGTTTTGCCTCACTCGCCTCGCCTCCTCTCCTGATGACTCTCTGAAGCCTTTTGGGGAGGCACCCCGCCGCCTCCGCCTGCAG ATAACCCGGGCCCTGGTGGCTGCCCGGGCCTTTATCCAGGGCCTGGAAACCGGAAGAGATGTGGTCAGCGAAACACTTAAG ATGCCGTTGTCCGAAGGCTGTAGGCAGGCTGTGATGCGTCTGACCGGCTGTCCTCTTTGTCGGGGTGTCCCCTCGCTGCCACCCTGCCGGGGCTTCTGCCTCAACGTGGCCCATGGCTGTCTCAGCAGCCAGGGACTGGATCCTGACTGGGGGGCCTATCTGG ATGGTCTCCTGTTCCTGGCCGAGAAGCTCCAGGGCCCTTTTTCTTTTGAACTGGCAGCCCAGTCCATTGGGGTGAAGATCTCAGAGGGTTTGGTGTATCTGCAGGAAAACAGTGCAGTGGTGTCAGCCCAG GTGTTTCGGGAATGCGGGAATCCCCAAAGGGCACCGTCCCGCGCCCGCCGAGCCCCAGCCCCCCGGGAGGAGGTGAGCCGCCTCTGgaccccggcggcggcggcgggggcggcggggacgGAGGAGGAGAGGCCCACGACGGCCGCAGGCACCAGCCTGAACCGCCTG GTGTGGGAGCTCCGCGATCGGCTGGGCCGGGTGAGGGGcttctgggctgggctggccctGACGGTGTGCGCGAACCCCCGCATGGCGGCTGACATCTCGCAGGAGGCGGCGCCCTGCTGGACAGGAGCTGGGCGGGGCCG GTATTTGTTGCCTGTGGTCGCAAGTTCCCTGGAGCAGCTCGAAAACCCAGAGCTGGACCGTGAATCCTTGAGATCTGACGTCCAGACACGCAGGCGGCGGCTGCAGCTCCGGTTAGCCACGACCAGGATGAGGGCGGCCGCCCTGGGACGTGACATGGAACTGGAGGACTGGG atgaggaggaggaggacgccAGCGGTTCTGGAGAGGGACAGCACTATGCAGATGACTGGATGGCTGGGGCAGCAGCTGTGGCCCCCCCAGCCCGGCTGCCTCGCCCTCCTCGAAGGGACACTTCTGGGGGCAAAGGAGGAGGTGTCCTTGTCCGCCACAACCAGGGCAGGAGCAGGACTGGGGGGACATCTGTTGGTTTTCACACCCAACCCatcctcattctcttcctctcagcCCTGGCCCTGCTTGGACCAAGATAA